In Phaeobacter piscinae, one genomic interval encodes:
- the rpe gene encoding ribulose-phosphate 3-epimerase: MSFDRSIKIAPSILSADFANFGQEIQAIEAQGADWVHIDVMDGHFVPNLTFGPMAVKAFRPHVKAVMDVHLMIAPVDPYIDAYADAGADVLTAHVEAGPHIHRTLQAIRAAGMKAGVALNPGTPAEAVAHLLDLTDLICVMTVNPGFGGQKFIDMTSKIRSLRSMIGDRPVHIEIDGGVDPKTAPLVAEAGADVLVAGSAVFKGGSVDTPEVYGENIRNIRAAASGVWA, from the coding sequence TGTCTTTCGACCGCTCCATCAAGATTGCACCGTCTATCCTGTCCGCCGATTTTGCCAATTTTGGCCAGGAGATTCAGGCCATCGAAGCCCAGGGGGCCGATTGGGTCCATATCGACGTGATGGACGGGCATTTTGTGCCCAACCTCACCTTTGGTCCGATGGCGGTTAAGGCCTTTCGCCCCCATGTGAAAGCCGTGATGGACGTCCACCTGATGATCGCACCCGTTGATCCCTATATCGACGCTTACGCAGATGCGGGCGCCGATGTTCTGACCGCCCATGTTGAGGCAGGCCCCCACATCCACCGCACCCTGCAGGCGATCCGTGCTGCCGGGATGAAAGCCGGTGTCGCACTCAACCCCGGCACCCCTGCTGAAGCAGTGGCGCATCTCCTTGACCTGACCGACCTGATTTGCGTGATGACCGTCAACCCCGGTTTTGGCGGGCAAAAGTTCATTGATATGACCAGCAAGATCCGCAGCCTGCGCTCGATGATTGGAGATCGTCCGGTCCATATCGAGATTGACGGTGGCGTTGATCCGAAAACCGCACCACTGGTTGCCGAAGCCGGTGCCGACGTTCTTGTAGCGGGCTCCGCCGTCTTCAAAGGGGGCTCAGTCGATACCCCTGAGGTCTACGGCGAGAACATTCGCAACATCCGCGCCGCTGCAAGCGGTGTCTGGGCATAA